Proteins found in one Thalassophryne amazonica chromosome 1, fThaAma1.1, whole genome shotgun sequence genomic segment:
- the s100b gene encoding protein S100-B, which produces MTDLQTSISTIISVFQKYSEKEGDKHKLKKSELKDLLNDELPDLMAHVKDQTAFDSLMETLDTDGDSECDFQEFMTFIATVTICCHEFFVHEDE; this is translated from the exons ATGACGGACCTGCAGACCTCGATATCGACCATCATCTCCGTGTTTCAGAAGTATTCAGAGAAAGAGGGAGATAAGCACAAGCTGAAGAAGAGCGAGCTGAAGGATCTGCTCAACGACGAGCTGCCCGACCTGATGGCG CACGTCAAAGACCAGACCGCCTTCGACAGCCTGATGGAAACTCTGGACACCGACGGCGACTCTGAGTGCGACTTCCAGGAGTTCATGACCTTCATCGCCACGGTTACCATCTGCTGTCACGAGTTCTTCGTGCACGAGGACGAATGA